The following proteins come from a genomic window of Negativicoccus succinicivorans:
- a CDS encoding energy-coupling factor transporter ATPase, giving the protein MEQPLMFDIHHMAHAYVDEEGNTGYAIRDVSVQIKRGEFVAVIGTNGSGKSTFAKHLNALLLPTEGDVLVDGISVRDEARVWDIRSRVGMVFQNPDNQIVAAVVEEDVAFGPENLGVPREQLQERVDEALAAVDMTAYRKHAPHMLSGGQKQRVAIAGVLAMQPECIVLDEPTAMLDPRGREEVMHTVQALHDKRGMTVVYITHFMEEAAQADRILVMIKGELVMDGTPREVFADVDRLKELGLDVPVASEVAHDLRAAGIPLREDIITDEELGEALCQYNSKG; this is encoded by the coding sequence ATGGAACAACCGTTAATGTTTGATATTCATCATATGGCGCATGCCTATGTCGATGAAGAGGGCAACACGGGATACGCGATCCGTGATGTCAGCGTGCAAATCAAACGCGGCGAATTTGTGGCTGTCATCGGTACGAACGGCAGCGGCAAGTCGACGTTTGCCAAACATTTGAACGCACTTTTGCTGCCCACGGAAGGGGACGTCTTGGTGGACGGCATCTCGGTGCGCGATGAAGCGAGAGTTTGGGATATTCGCAGCCGCGTCGGCATGGTTTTTCAAAATCCGGACAACCAAATTGTCGCGGCGGTCGTCGAGGAAGATGTGGCGTTCGGCCCGGAAAATCTCGGCGTGCCGCGGGAACAACTGCAGGAGCGCGTCGATGAGGCGCTGGCGGCGGTCGATATGACGGCGTATCGCAAGCATGCGCCGCATATGCTTTCGGGCGGGCAAAAACAGCGCGTAGCGATCGCGGGCGTATTGGCGATGCAACCGGAATGCATCGTTCTTGACGAACCGACGGCGATGCTCGATCCGCGCGGTCGTGAAGAAGTCATGCATACGGTGCAGGCCTTGCATGACAAACGCGGTATGACCGTCGTGTACATTACGCATTTTATGGAAGAGGCCGCGCAAGCCGATCGTATTCTTGTCATGATTAAAGGAGAGCTGGTCATGGACGGCACACCGCGCGAAGTGTTTGCCGATGTGGATCGCTTAAAGGAACTCGGGCTCGATGTTCCGGTCGCCTCCGAAGTGGCGCACGATTTGCGCGCGGCGGGCATACCTTTGCGGGAAGACATCATCACGGATGAAGAATTGGGAGAGGCGCTATGTCAATACAACTCAAAGGGGTAA